One bacterium DNA segment encodes these proteins:
- a CDS encoding NADH-quinone oxidoreductase subunit B produces MQLREISPGKNEHALLDDSVILTTVDKAVGWARKFSLFPYPFATACCAMEFMSLTMSPYDIDRFGALLPRFTPRQADLLMVIGTVTCRQAPILRRVYEQMAEPKWVLSFGACASTGGFYDNYTTVPGIDRIIPVDVYVPGCPPRPEAVLDGLMALQRKIQHSKQRLAGEVTEPA; encoded by the coding sequence ATGCAATTGCGGGAGATCAGTCCCGGCAAGAACGAGCACGCGCTGCTCGACGACAGCGTGATCCTCACCACCGTCGACAAGGCGGTCGGGTGGGCGCGGAAGTTCTCCCTGTTTCCGTACCCTTTCGCCACGGCGTGCTGCGCGATGGAGTTCATGTCCCTGACGATGTCGCCCTACGACATCGATCGCTTCGGCGCCCTGCTGCCGCGCTTCACGCCGCGGCAGGCCGACCTGCTGATGGTGATCGGCACCGTCACCTGCCGCCAGGCGCCGATCCTGCGGCGCGTCTACGAGCAGATGGCCGAGCCGAAGTGGGTGCTGTCGTTCGGCGCCTGCGCTTCGACCGGCGGCTTCTACGACAACTACACCACCGTGCCGGGGATCGACCGCATCATCCCGGTCGATGTCTACGTGCCGGGCTGCCCGCCGCGTCCGGAGGCGGTCCTCGACGGGCTGATGGCATTGCAACGCAAGATTCAGCACTCGAAACAGCGACTCGCCGGCGAGGTGACCGAGCCCGCCTGA
- a CDS encoding cupin domain-containing protein: MSRFADVSDHSRFAPEKMTKNNLFTTERLFCDVYCFEPGQEQTAHTHAGSDKVYYVLSGTAWIRIGDEEREAPAGTAALAPSEVPHAVRNPGPERLQVLVLMAPKPR, from the coding sequence ATGTCCCGGTTCGCCGATGTGTCTGATCACAGCCGCTTCGCGCCCGAGAAGATGACCAAGAACAACCTCTTCACCACCGAGCGATTGTTCTGCGACGTCTACTGCTTCGAGCCCGGTCAGGAGCAGACCGCCCACACCCATGCGGGGTCGGACAAGGTCTACTACGTGCTCTCCGGCACGGCGTGGATCCGCATCGGCGACGAGGAGCGCGAGGCTCCGGCCGGAACCGCGGCGCTGGCGCCATCCGAGGTGCCGCACGCGGTTCGCAACCCCGGACCAGAGCGCCTGCAGGTGCTGGTGCTGATGGCGCCGAAGCCGCGCTGA
- the efp gene encoding elongation factor P, giving the protein MAVIPATQLRAGMLITYNGELHRVTNVVHVTPGNWRGMVQTKLRNLRSGTQTENRFRSEDKVDRVTLEQHDMEFLYQSDDQYHFMNTENYEQLALDAETLGDATQYLIPNFRLMVEFYDGRPVAVALPKTVDLKVVDTAPGMKGATVTNQLKPATTETGLVVNVPPFIDVDDVIRVDTENGQYLSRAK; this is encoded by the coding sequence ATGGCTGTGATCCCCGCCACCCAACTGCGCGCCGGCATGCTCATCACGTACAATGGTGAGCTGCATCGGGTGACCAACGTCGTGCACGTCACGCCCGGCAACTGGCGCGGCATGGTGCAGACCAAGCTGCGCAACCTGCGCAGCGGCACCCAGACCGAGAACCGCTTCCGTTCGGAGGACAAGGTCGACCGGGTCACCCTCGAACAGCACGACATGGAGTTCCTCTACCAGTCGGACGACCAGTACCACTTCATGAACACCGAGAACTACGAGCAGTTGGCGCTCGATGCCGAGACGCTGGGCGATGCGACCCAGTACCTGATCCCGAATTTCCGCCTGATGGTGGAGTTCTACGACGGGCGGCCGGTCGCCGTGGCGCTGCCGAAGACGGTGGATCTGAAGGTCGTCGATACGGCGCCTGGAATGAAGGGCGCGACGGTGACGAATCAGCTCAAACCGGCGACCACCGAGACCGGTCTGGTGGTCAACGTGCCGCCCTTCATCGACGTCGACGACGTCATCCGCGTCGATACGGAGAACGGACAGTACCTGTCGCGCGCGAAGTGA
- a CDS encoding prepilin-type N-terminal cleavage/methylation domain-containing protein, which translates to MNAEEQRENPAGQAGFTLIELLVVVAIIGILAAIAVQGMSRYRQQAYDAAAIHDLANAVKAEEAHYATFQQYVTFNAVGPTTVTTPATSVSGTVTVDMVGDAMSFTGTAVSSRGTGRIYRYDSISHTFVSD; encoded by the coding sequence ATGAACGCCGAGGAGCAGCGCGAGAATCCCGCAGGGCAGGCTGGGTTCACCCTCATCGAGCTTCTGGTCGTGGTCGCGATCATCGGCATCCTGGCCGCGATCGCGGTTCAGGGGATGAGCCGCTACCGGCAGCAGGCCTATGACGCGGCGGCGATCCATGACCTCGCCAACGCCGTCAAAGCGGAAGAGGCCCACTACGCCACCTTCCAGCAGTATGTGACCTTCAATGCCGTGGGGCCGACGACGGTCACGACACCGGCGACGTCGGTGTCAGGGACCGTGACCGTGGACATGGTCGGTGACGCCATGTCGTTCACGGGTACCGCGGTATCGAGCCGGGGAACCGGCCGCATCTACCGCTATGACAGCATCAGCCACACGTTCGTGTCGGACTGA